AATCCGCGTCAGCGGAATTGTCAGATGATTATGGTCGTGTAGACGCGTTCGACGATTCACCATCGATCGAAAGCGAATATTCCGATGAGTCAGAAGTGCAGAATGAAGATTCGATAGAGGCCCCTGCTGCTATCGCCTCGTTCGACTCAGTAACAACTGAACTTGACCAAGACTTCGATTGGGATCCGACAGAAGACGAGGACGTCGATCCCGAAGTGGTGGCTTTGTTGCGTGCCGAAATCGAAGACCTGCGAATGCAACTTGCCGAGCGTGACGAACAGCTATCACTGATGGCCCAGGACGACGACTTTGGTGTGACCGATTCGATTAGTAGTACGACCGACGCTGATTTCGGAGACACCAATCTTGCCGATCGTGTCGAGACGCTACTTGCCGAACTCGAAGAACACGACGATCGCGTCGCGACTCTCCAAGACCTTTTGCAAACTGCTGAAGTTCAAAATCAGGCCGAGCGAGAAGAGAGAAACTGCCTGGAGACTTGGGTCGGTGAAATCGAACACCGTATCGGACAACGTGAATCGGAACTGCAGGCCGAACAGGACGCACTTCGCCAACGCATCGATGACGTTAGTGAAGAACGCGACAAGTTCCAGCAAATGCTTCACGCGGCAAAGAAACGCGTCGGTGGCCCAACGGTTGAAGAACAGCTGGACGATGAAACGCTTAAAGAACTGCAGCGTCGCAACGCCGACCTTCATTCACAGCTTGATGAAGCAAACAAACAAGTTGCCAGTTTGACGCGGCAAGTCGATCGACTGAAACAAGAAGAACCGGACGAACTGCAATCGCTTCGCGCAGAACTTGCGAAAGAGAAAGCTGATGTGTCACGCATCCGTTTCCAACTTTCCAAACAGCTCGAAGATATCGGAAACACTCCGGTCGCAAAGGATCAACCCGATCGCGAATTTGCTTACAAGCTGAAGACGTTGCGTGAGCATCTTCGTGAAATCCATGAGGAGGAGAAGTCGGAGCGTAGTCCGAAGTCCGATTCGCTATTCGGAAGGATTTCCAACCTGTGGAAACGAGTCGACGAAGAATACTAGCCGCTTAACATGGGCGTTGATCATTCGGATGCCTATCGTTCCAACTCACATTGCGTAACACCGGCCAGTGGTGTTCGTGGGGGAGCGATTCCATCCTGATCGACAACGTTTTGATGGCGAGCAAATATCGCAATTACAACACCAGCGGCCTCGCGAAGGCCTATGAATTGACGAACGAAATGCCCGCGGAAACCTTTCCGCGAATTGAAAACACGAGTGCCTTCGGAAAGAAAGATCGCTTCACAAGTCAAACTTCGTGAAGAACTTTGCGAATGCACGATTGATTGAACATCCCTAGTCGGGTTAGCCGTGATTCACCAATCATCACTTTGGAATTGTCATGATGGCATCCAACTCTAATTTCATGACGACGCATGACGGGGCGTCCCCATTGGGGTCTGCTCCCGCTCCGACAAGCGTCGGTGTTGCGCCGCAACCAGATCGCGAAGTCCCACCGATGTCTGCGAACGATGCAGAATCGTTGCGAGAGATTTCTAGCGATGTCGAACTTTTCACACGGTCTTGGATTGCTCGAATCCGTCGCTTGATCAATCGCTCCGCCCAACTGCTCGAGCGAGAGTCGCTACTTGCCGGAGCACTCGCCAAACTAGATCAACAAAAGTCGGAGTGGAGCAAGCGAACAGCCGAACGCGAGCTGGCCCTCCGCGATCAAGCGAAAATGCTGACAGCAGCTTGGCTCGAAGTTGAAGCCGAACGACGAAAGTCGATGCAGGGAGGCCGTGTCGGGGCTTCTGTTGCTGGTTCGTCGAACGTGAACCGAGCCGTCTCTCCCGTCGCGGTCGTTTCACCGGTACTGCCTCAAAATCCTCCCGCCGCTTCAACACAACCGCCCACATCTGTCGAACCGGCTGCCAGTGTCGTCGAACATGAACCGGTCGCTCCGACCACACCATCGCCCGCATCGGTTCCCGATGCTTCGCCGAGTTCGACTGGACCGAATCCTGCTGGTCAAAATTCGGTGATCAATCATGCACCGCAGGTTGCCAATCGGCCCATCCTTCCGGGCGGAGGGATGAGCCACCAGCCTTCATCACTTGATGAGAGCGTTCAGTGTGAAAACGACGCCCAATCGCGTCAAAGAATTGAAGAGTTCAAACGGATGCAGCGCGCGTTGCGATCCAACCGTAATCGATAATTGTCTGTCGGAGACTACCGTGCCACTTGCAACACTATTCACCCGGCCACTGAGCTTCTTCCGATCGTCGAGTCGAGTACGCTCGAAAGCCGATTCCGCTCCAGCGCCAGTTTTGGACTACGCGAACGCGCCACCAGACATTCGCATCCTGGTTCGCAATCGCCAATATGCCCATATCGTCCGTCCGCAAGACGGTCTGCAGTTTGACGAAGAATCACTGCACTTTGCTTGGAAGGCCATCGATCATGACATGGCCTACGTCCCTGGCGGCTGTGTCGTTTTGCACGGCGAATATGCCACGACCACTGCCGACGGCCCATCACTTGTTCCGCAAACGCTTGGCACCAGCGAAGTCGAACCTTTATTCATCGATCGTTGGTGTGTGACCAACGCAGACTTCAAACGTTTCGTCGATGATGGGTCATACGATGATGTGCATCTTTGGCCGGAGCAGGTACTTACAAATGTTCTGCAGTTCGTCGATAAGACACGGCATCCAGGACCATCTTCATGGAAGGACGGTGCACCGTTGCCCGGTACCGAAGCTCAACCGGTAACTGGCGTATCGTGGTACGAAGCAAACGCCTACGCGCAATGGGCAGGAAAACGCCTACCCACCAGTGCCGAGTGGCAACGCGCTGCCACTTGGAGCCTCAGTAACAGCGACAGCCTTCAAGAAGCTCGCTACCCCTGGGGCAATTCATTCGATCCTGGATTTGCCAACACATGGGCATCCGGAAAACATCACGTCGCATCCATCCACGACTTTATCAAAGGCAGCACCCCCGACGGGATTCGCCAATTGGTTGGAAATGTCTGGGAGTGGATCAATACGCAGTATCTGCTTGCCGCAACGGACGAAATCGCAGTGCATGCGACGGACTCGATGGCGGAAATTCGTGGCGGCGCATTCGATAGCTATTTCCATTCACATACGACTTGCCAAAGCCGCAGTGCGGATGTCCTCACAGCACGTAAACCCAACATCGGATTCCGCTGTTGCTTCTCCTCCTCTGGCCTTGAACCACCTGAGACTTCAGGCAATTGAATTGTTGTCCCTTAAGTCTCTTTTCCACGAACTGTGATTCGTACCAGCCATGACTACAGATACCTACGATCCGCCACAATCTGAAGAAGTTGTTTTGTGCGTCTGCTGTGATGCCCAAATGGCCAGCGATGACGACTATTGCGATGTCTGCAATACGCCCGCTGAAATTACGCGTTCCATTGCCAAACGCAATGTCAGCCCACACTTCATCTCTGTCGTTGGTCCCAGCAATGCCGGAAAAACCGTCTATCTCGGACTGCTGCTTGATGTCCTATGCGGCGGTGCGAAGTATCTCAAGGGTGTTCCTAACGGCGCGTTCTCACTTCGATTGCAAGAACAAGTTGTTGCCGCACTAGAAGATCGCCGCTTCCCTGAAAAGACTCCGAACGAGTCCGATTTATGGAAGTGGCTTCACTGCGTTGTCACCGACTCGTCAAAACGCAAACACAAACAAGTCGACTTTGTCGCGCCTGACTTCGCCGGTGAAGCCATCGCGATGGAACTGGAACATCCCGGGATGTACCCCGCGGTAGCCCACATCGTCGAACGAACATCGGCATTCCTGTTGCTCTGCGATTCCATTGAAGTTCGAGACAATGGCGCACGCGAAGATTTGTTCGCGATGAAACTAGGCTCGTATATCACCCAGCAACAAGGCCTATCACATCTCGATAAGTCACGGGACTTAACACCAGCAGTTGCGATCGTATTTACGAAAAGTGACACTTGCCCCGAAGCAGAAGCAGACCCGCGTCGCTTCATGGAAAACAACATGCCGCGGTTCATGGACTACTGCCAACAGAACTTCCCACGACATGATGTCTTCAGTGCTAGTGTTGTCGGATCGTCAATATTGATGAGCCACAAAACCGGAGCGTTGTCACGACTGCCGCTGCACATCCAACCACGCGGTGTCATCGAACCATTGCACTGGGCCATTCAAAACAGTTAAGCCATGCTTGTCGAACAAATCACCTACGGATCGGCGAATCGCAGCCGAATGAAGGGCTACCAAGTCATCGGCCAATCCGCCGGGATCGACGCCGGTTTGTCGACGGCCTTTTGCAAATGCGCCCCATCACATAACTCGATTGAAACGCCGCCCGATCGTGAGCTCCAAGACGCTTGGGGACTCAGTTTTTTTCCGGTCTCGGATTCTCACTATGCGATCGCACGCACCGTACACGGTGCGCCCGAATACAGCGGCCGAGGCGGGTTTTCTGTTGTCACGTCGGCCTTGGTCGCGACCAGACGGCAACTGTTACAATACAGCTATCATGCGATCGACTTTGCCCGCACTGCGCTCGCCCTTGGGCACCTCATTCTTCCGGCAGACGAAAATCATCAACTGCCACAATCGGAAATGACAGAGAAGCCCATTTCGATGCCGCTTCCGGAAAGCGATTTTGCTGACAGCACGCCTGCGACCCTACCCAATCACGCGGTCAATTGGATCGCTCGAGAAACGGTAAGCCTTCTGCGTGACCGACACAAAGTCATGTTGGTCGGTCGCTGTGACGCCCTTCCAATTCTCACGCTCGTCTTTGATCAGCTCAATCCATCTGAACGAAGTGCGACAAGCTTTGCCTGTGGATTGAAACAATCTGGTCAACGAGACTTTCGTGTCCAGTTTACGCAGGAAGATATGACCGCGAAGCTGAAAATGGAACTCGAGCGTTCGGGAATCGTCCCGATCGATGTGGCTCGAGTGTTGAGCGAAACGAAATAAGCTCGGCGCCAACATTCAATCACGCCCCTGACCGTCACCCGAGGCTTCGTCCGCCCGTGGTCGCACGAATCCGACCACAGCAAGCATCGCCGCGATGGGCATGATCGGTGCCCGCATTCTCATGTTGCTCCAATAGACCGAATGGACACCGGTCAAAGTAAATGCGAGCAACCAGATCGCCCAGTAGCGTTTTTCGAACAAGACATGTCGGTGCCGAAGGATCCCAACCAACACGGCGGTTGCGAGTACAAGGTAGAACATTCCGACGCCAACAACGGCGAACCTTGATCGCCCTTCGATGTCATGTGGAAATGGACTCCACAACCGTGCCACCCGAATTAACGACGACCAAGCAAATAACTTTGGACGCCGCTTAATCGTTGAGACGGCCGACCGATACGCCAATCGATCATCATCGTACTCCGTCACTGACTGCGGCATTTTCGGTGGATCAGGCCAAGACCTTGACCAAAACGTTGCCTCAAGAGGGTCGCCTTCATAACGATGTTGATACGCGTTGATAAAGTTCGCTGCGTCCCAGGCGCCCCCAACATTTCGTTCTCCAGCTTGGCTGCCAGAAAGATAGTCATAGAAGGATTCGTTGTTTCCCAGCAATAACGTGTAACCTCCATGAGTGGTCGCCCACACGGGATGCCCTGTGACAACTTGATTCCGCATTGTCCAGCCAACCAATGCCAAGCCCACGCAAGCGGCCACGATGCTTGCCGATAGAAACGCCTTCTTCAACGGCTTGGTGACTAGCAACGCGAAGACCAGTAGCCCAGACCACACCAAAAAGGTCGGCCGGCAAAGATACGCAAGAGCCAACGTTCCCCCCAACACAACAGCCCAAGCACTCGTGCGTGTCTTGCTGTTCTGTTGATCGGAATGTAGACGATGCCACGCGACGATACAGATTGTTGACAGCGTTGCGGCCAGTGTTTCGGTCATGACATCCAATGATTGACGCAGTAGGATCGGATCAATCACGACCAGAACGCCTGCTGCCAGCGAAAACAGGTCCGCCTTCAATCCCTGTTGTGGATCGCTCTGCAATACAAACCGTCGTGTCAACTGAAACACCAACGCGACGGTGACCATGGCCAATCCGATGTGAAACGCGGCAAGCCACCAATGCAAAACATTCTGCTGGACAGTGATGAACGACAACAGCCAAGAATAAAGCGGTGGCCGAAACGCGATCGCCCGTGGAATCCCCTCCGACGATGTCAAGCCAAACACGTGGTGCTGTGAGATCGTCGAGGCGATCGCTTTGTACGCATCTGGATCGCTGACGAAGGCACTCTTGCTCGCCAAGATGGCCCCCCCACGGATGACCAAACAGATCAACAAACCTAAAAGCAAGAAACGGCTAGGTCGATGCGACGACAAGGCAATTCTCAGATTCTAATTCGGGCTGGTTGACGACAATCACTCGTGCCACGTAGCATCGACGGGTCCATACAATTTGAAACAATCCTGACATTGCCACATCGTTGCCTGCAAATCCACAATTGCGGCGTGGCCGTTCGCAATGCGATGGCAACTCTCGCAGTATCCGTGCCCCGATGCAAACTTTGATCCGATACGCCGTCCGGGGCCGATTCGTTCTTTCGATTCTCGGCATCGCCATTTTGGCGATTGCCTATCCGGCGTCAACGCGATTGAAGACGGACCAAAGCGTTCAGTCGCTCTTTGGTAAAAACGATCCCACGATTCGACAGTACCAAGACCTGAAAACGTGGTTCGGCAATGATGAAATCCTCGTCCTGATGTATCGCGATTCCTCGTTGGCAAGCAGCGAAGGAATGCAGCGAAGTGAGAAAATCACGACCCAGATCAAATCACTCGACGGAGTCACCGCAGTCCTTTCTCCTTGGGTACTCGACCAAGCAGCGGAGGGCATGAGCACCGCCTCGCTTCCATTTGGCCTGGGAAACAAAATAGAAGACCCGCTACCGAAACTCATGCGGAAGGACGATCCGATCGGGAGCGGCTTGAACCAAATTTTTTCAGGCTATACGCATTCGATTGATTTTCAACATGCGGCGGTCGTCGCAATGATTGATCAAGAGCACTCGCCTGAAACGGTCGAAAAGATTCGTACGATTGCCGATCACTGGGAAGGGAGTCCCGGCGTCTCAGAAGTATCGCTGATCGGCGAACCGGTATTGGTCGATCAGGCGTTCGCTTTGGTAAATCGTGATGGAAACCGCCTCGCGATCACGACGGTCATTCTGCTTTCACTCGTGGTGATCGTTTCATTGCTGGACGTTCGACTGGTCCTGCTGCTGTCGCTGATCATTGGCTGGACTGTGATCGTCACTAAAGCAACGATGTACTGGATCGGAATCGAACTGTCATTGATTGCTTCGATCCTGACAGCGATCGTCACAGTGATCGCCGTAACCGCCGTATTGCACCTTGGCGTCCGTTACCACGGACGAAGACGACGCGGATTCAACCGTTCGGAAGCGACACAAGATGTGATGACGACGATGGCGGCGCCGATCTTTTGGACGTGCGCAACCGACGCAGCGGGATTTGCAGCTCTTTGGTTTTCCGAAATTCAACCCGTCCGTCAATTCGGCATGATGGTCGCACTTGCGGCGCTATCCGTCTTCGCTGCAATACTGCTGTTCTCGCCAACCTGCTTCATGATTGCGGAACTGAATCTGGGACAATCGAAACTGTCTTACCAGGTACGAATTACGCGAAGCATGCGTCGGCTTTGCTTCCGCGTTTCCAGCTGGTTCGTCGAAAATCGATGGTGGACCGCCATCGGAACGGTCGTTTTGATTGCAGTATCAGTTTGGATTGTCACCGGAGCAGAAACAGAAACCAGCTTCCTTAGCAACTTCCGCGATGACAGTTCGATCGTGGTCGAATATGGGCGAGTAGAAGATAACCTTGGTGGCGCTGGTGTGTGGGACTTGGTTCTCGAAGTCAATGATCCGGTGACGAACGATCAACTTGAAATCGTAAGAACACTGGAACGCCAACTGATCGACGAACTCGGACCGATAGGTCTTTCCAAGGCGATTAGTATCGCAGACGCTACCGAAGTGATCGGCCGATCGAATGCCGGCAAGTGGCTTCCCGCGGCTCTGCGTATCGAAGCGATGAGAACTCGATTGCCATCTTTCATTGCAGCTCTGGTGTCCGATCCGCTACCCAGTAAAGCACAACGCCGCAAGTTGCGGATCATGCTACGCAGTCCTGAAGGGCTTCCTGCGGCTCAGAAACGGACGTTGATGAATCGCACGACGGAAATCGCACAACAATATATCGATCGCGGTGAACTGGTGCATGTTGCAAACGAACCGGCACCAACAGCAATGGTGACCGGCTATTACGTCATCATGACCAAACTGGTCGACCAATTGGTACAAGATCAGTGGAGATGCTTTGCCGCCGCGACAGCGCTGATTTGGCTGCTGATGTGCTTTGCGACCCGCAGCATCCGTCAAGCGACAGCCGCCTTGGTTCCCAATCTACTTCCGGCTTTTCTTGTCCTGTCGGCAGTCTCGATTTCAGGTGGCACCATCAATATGGGCGCGGCGATGATCGCGGCCGTTTCGGTCGGACTATCGATCGATGGCTCGGTGCACCTGCTGATGGTGTATCGACGACGTCGGAAAATCGGTCGCAAATCGGAAGCCGCTGCAGTTTCCGCAGCCGGAAATATCGGGGCACCAGTCCTGCTAGCAACGATCGCGTTGGTCGCAGGATTTAGCGTTTTGTCGACGAGCGAATTTATCCCGACGGCAACCTTTGGCACTCTTGTCGCATGGACATTGATTATCGGCACCTGGATCAATCTCAGTCTGCTGCCCGCTTTGGTCAGCATTGGCAGAGACTAAAACAATGTTCAAATTCCCGATTGTCCACAGCCTCTTCAGAACAGGACCGTCATCCCTCACAGATAGCTGATTTCAGCCACGGGGATTCCCACGAAAGCTAGCCTCTTTTGGTTACTCAAATATGCCAAGGAACTATGGAAAAAGCTTTCGTCGGTCGCCAGCCAATTTTGACTTCTTCACAGGAAGTCTATGGCTACGAACTACTATTCCGATCCAGCGAAACGTCGGCTGCCGACTTTCGTGATGGCGACCATGCAACCGCATCTGTTCTGCTAGGCGCGTTTACCGACATTGGGATCGAGACTCTGGTTGGTGAAAAACAAGCCTTCATCAACACGACCCGGAACCTGCTAATCAACCGAACTTTGCAGTGCCTTCCCAAAGACCGAATGGTTTTAGAAGTCCTCGAAGACATCGAGCCTGAGCCAGAAATCCTTGCGGCCATTCACGAACTACGTGAAATGGGTTATGCGATCGCACTGGACGATTTTGTTTTTCGTCCAGAATTGATGCCCCTAATCGAACTGGCTGATGTGGTCAAAATCGAATTCCCAGCGATCGACCACAGCGAACTGAAGCAACACGTACAACGACTACGCGATTCGGGGATCAAAACGGTGTTGGCCGAAAAAGTCGAAACACAGGAAGAGTTTGAGCAATGCCTTGACGCTGGCTGTGACTTGTTCCAAGGATATTTCTTCAGTAAGCCGCAAGTCATCAGCCGCGGCAAAATGCAGTCCAACGTCGCCGCTGTTATTCAATTGGTTTCGGAGCTGCAAGATCCCAACATCACTCCGATCGATGTTGAACACATCATCCAAATGGATGCGAATCTGTCTTACCGGCTACTGCGTTTTGTAAACTCAGCCGGAGCCGGTACGACGCGCAAAATCGAGTCACTTCGGCAAGCAACCGCACTAATGGGAATCCATCGATTGCGTTCACTCGCTTCGATGCTTGTCCTCACGGGGCTCGACGAACGGAAACCGAAAGAACTGATCAACCTAGCGATGACACGTGCAAAGACATGTGAACTGCTAGCCAAAGAAACGTCTAGCGAAGTTCCCGAACGGTTCTACACACTTGGACTGTTCTCGGTACTCGACGCGATGCTTGACCAGCCGATGGAAGAAGTGCTGGAACTGCTTCCGCTTGCCTCAGAAATCAATGACGCATTGCTCGATCATTCAGGACCGATGGGCGATGTTCTCAAGAGCGTCTTGAACTATGAGAAAGGCACAGCGGCGGCATCGACCGTGGGCTTCACTAAAGTGGCCGATGCCTATCAACAGTCGCTTCAGTGGCTCAGTGAAAGCGGCTTAACTCTTTGATACCACTTCAAACCTGAATGGTGGATCTGCCCAAGCCGGCGAATCGACGTGACGGCAGAAGACTTTTGATACATCCACCCACAAAAAACCGCCCGGCAGTCACCGGGCGGTTTCGCGTTTAAATACGACTTATTTCATGATCATGTCATCGACGGTCATGCCGCCGGGGATCATCGGCAGAACGTGCTCTTGGTAAGGCACTTCAACGTCTAACAAGTAGGGGCCTTTGTGCTCGATCATTTCCTTGATCGCGCCTTCGAGGTCAGCTTTCTTTCGGACGGTTGCCGCACCACATCCATAGCCTTTCGCGATTTGAACAAAGTTCGGGTATCGTTCGGTGGCATAGGTGAAGCGTTCTGCGGTGCTGTTGCCGCTTGCTTCGTCGTGACTGATCGGTCCAAGGTAGGTATGGGCGCGGTTACGATCCATGAAACGGTCTTCCCACTGGACAACCATCCCGAGGTGCTGGTTGTTCAACAGGAACACCTTCACGGGCAGTTCTTCGCAGAAGCAAGTCGCAAGTTCTTGAATGTTCATCTGGAAGCTGCCGTCACCGTCGATGTCAATCACCAACGAGTCTGGCAAAGCGGCTTGGATCCCCATCGCCGCTGGCAAACCGAATCCCATGGTGCCCAGACCGCTGCTGCTGTGCCAGGTACGAGGTTTACGGAACTTGTAAAACTGTGCCGCCCACATTTGGTGCTGTCCAACGCCCACGCTGATTTGCGTGTCCATGCTGGCGGTCATATCGCTAAGCGTTTGGATAGCGTGCTGCTGCAGGATGCCGTCGAATTCGGTGTCGTACGTGAAGGGGTATTTCGCCTTCAGTTCGGTGCAGTGCTTACGCCACGGATCGATATCACAGCGGGTGACGGTCTTGTTGAGTTCCGTCAGGGCTTGCTTGACATCGCCGCGAACCGGGATGTGAGCTTCCTTGTTCTTATTCAGTTCCGAACCATCGATATCGATGTGGATGATTTTGGCGTCCTTGGCGAACGCTTCAACCTTGCCGGTCACGCGGTCATCAAATCGAACGCCCAGAGCGATCAGCAAATCGCAATCGCGTACGGCATAGTTTGCATAGGCAGCTCCGTGCATTCCCAACCAGTCCAACGAGTGTTCGTTTTCTGGCGGAACCGAACCGATCCCCATGATCGTGGTGACGGTTGGAATACCTGTCTTGTTAATGAACTCGCGAAGCTCTTCACTGGCATTGCCAAGAATGACACCACCACCGGAGTAGATCACTGGGCGACGTGCCAATTTGATCGCCGCGGCGATTTGGCGAACCGTCTCGGCGGGGATCGCAGGTGCGGCCGGCTCGTAACCGGGCAAATCCATCGGCGGGTCGAGGTCGACTTCGGTGACGTCGGAAAGCTGAACGTCTTTCGGCAGGTCGACCAGAACGGGGCCCGGACGACCGGAGCTGGCAACATGAAACGCTTCTTTCATCACACGTGGGAGGTCGTCGATTGAGGTCACCAAGTAATGATGCTTGGTGATCCCGCGACAGACTTCGACCATCGGGGTTTCTTGAAAAGCGTCCGATCCGATCGCTTTGGTGGGGACCTGAGCGGTCAGGCACACCATTGGAATACTGTCTAGTTTTGCATCGGCAATTGCGGTGACTAGGTTCGTCGCACCGGGGCCGCTGGTCGCCATCACCACACCGACTCGTCCGGTTGCCCGAGCGTAACCCTGAGCGGCAAATCCGCCGCCTTGCTCATGTCGTGGCAAAATCGTACGAATCGAATCACCGAAACGCGTCAACGCTTGGTGAATCGGCATGCTGCATCCGCCCGGATATGCGAAGAGCACGTCGACGCCATGATCTACCAAAGACTTGACAACAATGTCGGCTCCGGTCATCACGCGATTATCAGTGTTTGCAGCTTCAGCAGTGCTCATGGCAGGGGAAAATGTTCTAGCGAAAGATTGGGGAAAAACAGGAATCACAAGGTGAGATTCACGCGTCTGGTGCGACACAGCTGCCCTGACGACGGTTCGCTGGTCAGCCCTCCGAATTCAGCTCGGGATAAAAACTGACATTTACGCAGCCGACAGAACTTCCGAATCTAAACGCTAACGTAAGTGGGGGCCCAAACTTAGGCAATGCGTAAAACCTGTGGACACGATGACTACTTGGTTCAATTTGTTAGCAATCGCGTTTGCTGGTGCAACCGGT
This is a stretch of genomic DNA from Stieleria sp. JC731. It encodes these proteins:
- a CDS encoding TRAFAC clade GTPase domain-containing protein, with the protein product MTTDTYDPPQSEEVVLCVCCDAQMASDDDYCDVCNTPAEITRSIAKRNVSPHFISVVGPSNAGKTVYLGLLLDVLCGGAKYLKGVPNGAFSLRLQEQVVAALEDRRFPEKTPNESDLWKWLHCVVTDSSKRKHKQVDFVAPDFAGEAIAMELEHPGMYPAVAHIVERTSAFLLLCDSIEVRDNGAREDLFAMKLGSYITQQQGLSHLDKSRDLTPAVAIVFTKSDTCPEAEADPRRFMENNMPRFMDYCQQNFPRHDVFSASVVGSSILMSHKTGALSRLPLHIQPRGVIEPLHWAIQNS
- a CDS encoding efflux RND transporter permease subunit; protein product: MQTLIRYAVRGRFVLSILGIAILAIAYPASTRLKTDQSVQSLFGKNDPTIRQYQDLKTWFGNDEILVLMYRDSSLASSEGMQRSEKITTQIKSLDGVTAVLSPWVLDQAAEGMSTASLPFGLGNKIEDPLPKLMRKDDPIGSGLNQIFSGYTHSIDFQHAAVVAMIDQEHSPETVEKIRTIADHWEGSPGVSEVSLIGEPVLVDQAFALVNRDGNRLAITTVILLSLVVIVSLLDVRLVLLLSLIIGWTVIVTKATMYWIGIELSLIASILTAIVTVIAVTAVLHLGVRYHGRRRRGFNRSEATQDVMTTMAAPIFWTCATDAAGFAALWFSEIQPVRQFGMMVALAALSVFAAILLFSPTCFMIAELNLGQSKLSYQVRITRSMRRLCFRVSSWFVENRWWTAIGTVVLIAVSVWIVTGAETETSFLSNFRDDSSIVVEYGRVEDNLGGAGVWDLVLEVNDPVTNDQLEIVRTLERQLIDELGPIGLSKAISIADATEVIGRSNAGKWLPAALRIEAMRTRLPSFIAALVSDPLPSKAQRRKLRIMLRSPEGLPAAQKRTLMNRTTEIAQQYIDRGELVHVANEPAPTAMVTGYYVIMTKLVDQLVQDQWRCFAAATALIWLLMCFATRSIRQATAALVPNLLPAFLVLSAVSISGGTINMGAAMIAAVSVGLSIDGSVHLLMVYRRRRKIGRKSEAAAVSAAGNIGAPVLLATIALVAGFSVLSTSEFIPTATFGTLVAWTLIIGTWINLSLLPALVSIGRD
- a CDS encoding FHA domain-containing protein translates to MSRSTSPTVSSFRLVVHRIGKSALEHHLEEGRSVFLGSGSSCGIHVEGEGVAEIHCLIDVEEDVVSVQDWASDAGTIVNGLQIEEKTVINVGDSIILGKIQIELSGNSQSVKTPSAEPVAEQIDVADDLPDLETNLSLAESASAELSDDYGRVDAFDDSPSIESEYSDESEVQNEDSIEAPAAIASFDSVTTELDQDFDWDPTEDEDVDPEVVALLRAEIEDLRMQLAERDEQLSLMAQDDDFGVTDSISSTTDADFGDTNLADRVETLLAELEEHDDRVATLQDLLQTAEVQNQAEREERNCLETWVGEIEHRIGQRESELQAEQDALRQRIDDVSEERDKFQQMLHAAKKRVGGPTVEEQLDDETLKELQRRNADLHSQLDEANKQVASLTRQVDRLKQEEPDELQSLRAELAKEKADVSRIRFQLSKQLEDIGNTPVAKDQPDREFAYKLKTLREHLREIHEEEKSERSPKSDSLFGRISNLWKRVDEEY
- a CDS encoding formylglycine-generating enzyme family protein; translation: MPLATLFTRPLSFFRSSSRVRSKADSAPAPVLDYANAPPDIRILVRNRQYAHIVRPQDGLQFDEESLHFAWKAIDHDMAYVPGGCVVLHGEYATTTADGPSLVPQTLGTSEVEPLFIDRWCVTNADFKRFVDDGSYDDVHLWPEQVLTNVLQFVDKTRHPGPSSWKDGAPLPGTEAQPVTGVSWYEANAYAQWAGKRLPTSAEWQRAATWSLSNSDSLQEARYPWGNSFDPGFANTWASGKHHVASIHDFIKGSTPDGIRQLVGNVWEWINTQYLLAATDEIAVHATDSMAEIRGGAFDSYFHSHTTCQSRSADVLTARKPNIGFRCCFSSSGLEPPETSGN
- a CDS encoding EAL and HDOD domain-containing protein, whose translation is MEKAFVGRQPILTSSQEVYGYELLFRSSETSAADFRDGDHATASVLLGAFTDIGIETLVGEKQAFINTTRNLLINRTLQCLPKDRMVLEVLEDIEPEPEILAAIHELREMGYAIALDDFVFRPELMPLIELADVVKIEFPAIDHSELKQHVQRLRDSGIKTVLAEKVETQEEFEQCLDAGCDLFQGYFFSKPQVISRGKMQSNVAAVIQLVSELQDPNITPIDVEHIIQMDANLSYRLLRFVNSAGAGTTRKIESLRQATALMGIHRLRSLASMLVLTGLDERKPKELINLAMTRAKTCELLAKETSSEVPERFYTLGLFSVLDAMLDQPMEEVLELLPLASEINDALLDHSGPMGDVLKSVLNYEKGTAAASTVGFTKVADAYQQSLQWLSESGLTL
- a CDS encoding ArnT family glycosyltransferase codes for the protein MSSHRPSRFLLLGLLICLVIRGGAILASKSAFVSDPDAYKAIASTISQHHVFGLTSSEGIPRAIAFRPPLYSWLLSFITVQQNVLHWWLAAFHIGLAMVTVALVFQLTRRFVLQSDPQQGLKADLFSLAAGVLVVIDPILLRQSLDVMTETLAATLSTICIVAWHRLHSDQQNSKTRTSAWAVVLGGTLALAYLCRPTFLVWSGLLVFALLVTKPLKKAFLSASIVAACVGLALVGWTMRNQVVTGHPVWATTHGGYTLLLGNNESFYDYLSGSQAGERNVGGAWDAANFINAYQHRYEGDPLEATFWSRSWPDPPKMPQSVTEYDDDRLAYRSAVSTIKRRPKLFAWSSLIRVARLWSPFPHDIEGRSRFAVVGVGMFYLVLATAVLVGILRHRHVLFEKRYWAIWLLAFTLTGVHSVYWSNMRMRAPIMPIAAMLAVVGFVRPRADEASGDGQGRD